The following are encoded in a window of Halosolutus halophilus genomic DNA:
- a CDS encoding nitric-oxide reductase large subunit → MKVNRKQLAAFLAVIFFVNLVVMGGGAWLSYENEPEIPETIVGPDGETVATSDDVQSGKAVFQENGLMNQGSALGRGSYYDVDYTADALESKTDHMRDYYAQEEYETAYEDLEASEQAAIDETVRQELQSSSHGERVEYSAAEAYAHQQVREEYVERYHEGDRERGIQEGLIPTEEEAEQFADFALWTAWISHTDRPGSDASFTNDFPYSPAAGNDAGGPVMTWSVIAMVLLVAGAGVAIWLYQAVELPEPEANGVSIPHPKEIDLTPSQLLSTRFILIGALLFVFQTFLGGLLAHYYVERDDFFGLHEAVGFDVLEYLPWTIVRTWHVDLGILWIATMWLGAGLFLAPLLTGREPRKQALYVKGLLGALLVVAVGGLAGIWLGVNNFFGGEWWWLLGNEGLEYVEIGRVWQAGLLVGFLGWTALVARGFKPLLDREPRYGLAHMIVYAGGSIGLLFTAGFLYTPDTNFVITEFWRWWVVHMWVEGVFEFFILVVIALTLVSMNLLTKKSAEKAVIFQAALVMGSGIIGVSHHYWWAGLPEVWLPIGSVFSTLEFIPLLFILYEALGQYRAMAAAGTDFPYRTAFYFIVASSVWNFFGAGVIGFFINLPVISYFESGTYLTVAHAHGAMFGAFGFLAMGMAVYILRVTTRPEKWSAKRLRWSFWLCNAGLALMLFLSLLPVGFLQLEVAFTEGYAASRSLAFYDSGIVQTLFWLRMPGDTLLILGAIVFAWDVVAKLLFQRKPTVSEESTTHSHVIADRLVADGVESVSDDD, encoded by the coding sequence ATGAAGGTAAACAGAAAGCAACTCGCCGCGTTCCTCGCGGTGATCTTCTTCGTGAACCTCGTCGTCATGGGCGGCGGGGCGTGGCTTTCCTACGAGAACGAACCGGAGATTCCCGAGACGATCGTCGGCCCGGACGGCGAGACCGTCGCGACGAGCGACGACGTCCAGTCGGGGAAGGCGGTCTTCCAGGAGAACGGCCTGATGAATCAGGGGTCGGCCCTGGGCCGTGGTAGTTACTACGACGTCGACTACACTGCCGACGCCCTCGAGTCGAAGACCGACCACATGCGCGACTATTACGCGCAAGAAGAGTACGAGACGGCCTACGAGGACCTCGAGGCGTCCGAACAGGCCGCGATCGACGAGACGGTCCGGCAGGAACTCCAGTCGAGCAGCCACGGCGAACGGGTCGAGTACTCCGCCGCGGAAGCGTACGCCCACCAGCAGGTTCGCGAGGAGTACGTCGAGCGCTACCACGAGGGCGACCGCGAGCGCGGCATCCAGGAGGGACTGATCCCGACCGAGGAGGAAGCCGAGCAGTTCGCCGACTTCGCGCTGTGGACCGCCTGGATCTCCCACACCGATCGCCCCGGCTCCGACGCCTCGTTCACCAACGACTTCCCGTACTCGCCCGCCGCGGGCAACGACGCCGGCGGGCCCGTGATGACGTGGAGCGTCATCGCGATGGTGTTACTGGTCGCCGGCGCCGGGGTCGCGATCTGGCTCTACCAGGCCGTCGAACTCCCCGAGCCCGAAGCGAACGGCGTCTCGATCCCCCACCCGAAGGAGATCGATCTCACCCCGAGTCAGCTCCTGAGCACCAGATTCATCCTCATCGGGGCGCTGTTGTTCGTCTTCCAGACGTTCCTGGGCGGCTTGCTCGCCCACTACTACGTCGAGCGCGACGACTTCTTCGGCCTCCACGAGGCCGTCGGGTTCGACGTCCTCGAGTACCTACCGTGGACGATCGTCCGAACCTGGCACGTCGACCTGGGGATCCTCTGGATCGCCACGATGTGGCTCGGAGCCGGACTCTTCCTCGCCCCGCTGTTGACCGGCCGCGAACCCCGCAAGCAGGCGCTGTACGTGAAGGGGCTGCTCGGCGCGTTGCTCGTCGTCGCCGTCGGCGGCCTCGCCGGCATCTGGCTCGGCGTCAACAACTTCTTCGGCGGCGAGTGGTGGTGGCTCCTGGGTAACGAGGGGCTGGAGTACGTCGAGATCGGTCGCGTCTGGCAGGCCGGCCTGCTGGTCGGCTTCCTCGGCTGGACCGCCCTCGTGGCGCGCGGGTTCAAGCCCTTGCTCGATCGCGAGCCCCGGTACGGGCTGGCCCACATGATCGTGTACGCGGGCGGTTCGATCGGCCTGCTGTTCACGGCCGGCTTCCTCTACACGCCCGACACGAACTTCGTCATAACCGAGTTCTGGCGCTGGTGGGTCGTCCACATGTGGGTCGAGGGCGTCTTCGAGTTCTTCATCCTCGTCGTCATCGCGCTGACGCTGGTCTCGATGAACCTCCTGACAAAGAAGTCCGCCGAGAAGGCCGTCATCTTTCAGGCCGCACTCGTCATGGGGAGCGGCATCATCGGCGTCTCCCACCACTACTGGTGGGCCGGCCTCCCCGAGGTGTGGCTGCCGATCGGCAGCGTCTTTTCCACCCTCGAGTTCATTCCCCTGCTGTTCATCCTCTACGAGGCGCTGGGCCAGTACCGCGCGATGGCCGCCGCCGGGACGGACTTCCCCTACCGGACGGCCTTCTACTTCATCGTCGCCTCGTCCGTCTGGAACTTCTTCGGGGCCGGCGTCATCGGCTTCTTCATCAACCTCCCGGTCATCAGCTACTTCGAGAGCGGGACCTACCTCACCGTCGCTCACGCCCACGGCGCGATGTTCGGGGCCTTCGGCTTCCTCGCGATGGGGATGGCCGTCTACATCCTCCGGGTGACCACCCGCCCCGAGAAGTGGTCCGCGAAACGGCTGCGCTGGTCGTTCTGGCTGTGCAACGCCGGCCTCGCGCTCATGTTGTTCCTCTCCCTACTCCCGGTCGGCTTCCTCCAACTCGAGGTCGCGTTCACGGAGGGGTACGCCGCCTCGCGCAGCCTCGCGTTCTACGACAGCGGGATCGTCCAGACCCTGTTCTGGCTGCGCATGCCCGGTGACACGCTGTTGATCCTGGGGGCGATCGTCTTCGCCTGGGACGTCGTCGCGAAATTGCTCTTCCAGCGAAAGCCGACCGTGAGCGAGGAGTCGACCACTCACTCGCACGTCATCGCCGATCGGCTCGTCGCCGACGGCGTCGAATCGGTGAGCGACGACGACTGA
- the hemL gene encoding glutamate-1-semialdehyde 2,1-aminomutase, which translates to MNDDNSRDLYDRALSVMPGGVNSAVRAAIEPYPFFVQKGDGGHVIDADGNRYVDWVMGLGPLLLGHDLPEGVRAAIQQKSSEGPMYGTPTEIEVDLAEFVVRHVPSVEKIRFVNSGTEATVSAVRLARGYTGRNKIVVMQGGYHGAQESTLVEGDADDPAPSSAGIPQSFAEHTLPVPFNDEDAVREVFEEHGDDIAAVLAEPILANYGVVYPEEGYHEFLREITDDHGSLLIFDEVITGFRVGGLGCAQSEFGVTPDLTTFGKIIGGGFPVGAIGGRAEIVEHFTPSGDVFQAGTFSGHPVTMAAGLETLQFAAENDVYDHVNGLGDDLRSGLRDIVADQAPSYTVTGTASMFKVIFTREGPGAGSLEEQCEAGCRQDPTCPRYDYCPKNAADVKHAETERWRRVFWGQMRDQGIFLSQNQFECQFVSYGHTAEDVEETLEAYKEAL; encoded by the coding sequence ATGAACGACGACAATTCACGTGACCTGTACGACCGGGCCCTCTCCGTGATGCCCGGCGGCGTCAACTCGGCCGTCCGTGCGGCGATCGAGCCGTACCCGTTCTTCGTCCAGAAGGGCGACGGTGGGCACGTCATCGACGCCGACGGGAACCGGTACGTCGACTGGGTGATGGGGCTCGGTCCGCTGCTGCTAGGCCACGACCTGCCGGAAGGCGTGCGGGCGGCTATTCAGCAGAAGTCCAGCGAGGGGCCGATGTACGGGACGCCCACGGAGATCGAGGTCGACCTCGCGGAGTTCGTCGTTCGACACGTCCCGAGCGTCGAGAAGATCCGGTTCGTCAACTCCGGGACCGAGGCGACCGTCTCCGCGGTCCGCCTGGCGCGGGGCTACACCGGCCGGAACAAGATCGTCGTCATGCAGGGCGGCTACCACGGGGCCCAGGAGTCGACGCTCGTCGAGGGTGACGCGGACGATCCCGCGCCCTCGTCGGCCGGCATCCCCCAGTCGTTCGCCGAACACACCCTCCCGGTACCGTTCAACGACGAGGACGCCGTGCGCGAGGTGTTCGAGGAGCACGGCGACGACATCGCGGCCGTTCTCGCCGAGCCGATCCTGGCCAACTACGGGGTCGTCTACCCCGAAGAAGGATACCACGAGTTCCTGCGCGAGATCACCGACGACCACGGCTCGCTGCTGATCTTCGACGAGGTGATCACCGGCTTCCGGGTCGGCGGCCTCGGCTGTGCCCAGAGCGAGTTCGGCGTCACCCCCGACCTGACGACGTTCGGCAAGATCATCGGCGGCGGCTTCCCCGTCGGCGCGATCGGCGGCCGTGCCGAGATCGTCGAGCACTTCACGCCGTCGGGCGACGTCTTCCAGGCCGGCACCTTCTCCGGACACCCCGTCACGATGGCCGCCGGCCTCGAGACCCTGCAGTTCGCCGCCGAGAACGACGTCTACGATCACGTGAACGGCCTCGGCGACGACCTCCGCAGCGGCCTCCGGGACATCGTGGCCGACCAGGCACCGAGCTACACGGTGACCGGCACCGCCAGCATGTTCAAGGTGATCTTCACTCGCGAGGGGCCCGGCGCGGGTTCGCTCGAAGAGCAGTGCGAAGCGGGCTGTCGGCAGGACCCGACCTGTCCGCGCTACGACTACTGCCCGAAAAACGCCGCGGACGTGAAACACGCCGAGACCGAGCGCTGGCGACGGGTCTTCTGGGGCCAGATGAGAGACCAAGGGATCTTCCTCTCACAGAACCAGTTCGAGTGCCAGTTCGTCAGTTACGGCCACACCGCCGAAGACGTCGAAGAAACCCTCGAAGCGTACAAAGAAGCACTGTAG
- a CDS encoding DMT family transporter — protein sequence MRYRMPVLFLLVAAIWGSTFPAVRVAVDVVPPVLFAALRFDAVAILVLGYAAVRGHRIRPRRGEWAGVLAGGVFLIALHHALLFAGQQYVTSAVAAVVVATVPILTAGLSRALLPSTGLGVVGTVGLGLGFLGTAIVSDPDPAALYTAESLGVLLVFAAAIAFALGSVVTQRTRTGLPIASLQGWMMLVGAPVLHGASVSLGEPQSIDWTPAAAVAFVYLVPVAGGLGYLLYFDLLDRLGSIEINLVTYLLPVFAAIVGWLVLREPLAPSTVVGFVVVAVGFALVKRRALARLVSRGPRAGHEVDR from the coding sequence ATGCGCTATCGAATGCCCGTTCTGTTCCTGCTCGTCGCTGCGATCTGGGGATCGACGTTTCCGGCCGTCCGCGTCGCCGTCGACGTCGTTCCCCCGGTCCTGTTCGCTGCCCTTCGATTCGACGCCGTGGCGATCCTCGTGCTGGGGTACGCCGCCGTCCGTGGCCATCGCATCCGTCCCCGTCGCGGGGAGTGGGCCGGAGTCCTCGCCGGCGGCGTGTTCCTGATCGCGCTCCATCACGCGCTGCTGTTCGCCGGCCAGCAGTACGTCACGAGCGCCGTCGCCGCCGTCGTCGTCGCGACGGTGCCGATCCTCACCGCGGGGCTCTCGCGCGCGCTGCTCCCGAGTACCGGCCTCGGCGTCGTCGGTACCGTCGGTCTCGGGCTGGGTTTCCTCGGGACGGCGATCGTGTCCGATCCGGACCCGGCGGCGCTGTACACGGCCGAATCGCTCGGCGTCCTCCTCGTTTTCGCCGCCGCCATCGCGTTCGCGCTCGGGTCGGTCGTTACCCAGCGAACCCGGACCGGACTCCCGATCGCCTCCCTCCAGGGGTGGATGATGCTCGTCGGCGCACCGGTCCTGCACGGTGCGAGCGTCTCACTGGGGGAACCGCAGTCGATCGACTGGACGCCGGCCGCGGCGGTCGCGTTCGTCTACCTCGTTCCCGTCGCCGGCGGCCTCGGCTACCTGCTGTACTTCGACCTGCTCGATCGACTCGGCTCGATCGAGATCAACCTCGTCACGTACCTGTTACCGGTCTTCGCCGCGATCGTCGGCTGGCTCGTCCTTCGAGAACCGCTCGCGCCGTCGACGGTCGTCGGATTCGTCGTCGTCGCCGTCGGCTTCGCCCTGGTCAAGCGGCGGGCGCTCGCGCGACTCGTCTCGAGGGGGCCGCGGGCGGGCCACGAAGTGGATCGGTGA
- a CDS encoding ammonium transporter — translation MESTLLQSDPEMLIEAINNTWILVATFLIFFMHAGFAMLEAGQVRSKNVANQLTKNLLTWSVGVTVFFLIGVGVESVVAGGSFEPAFTGDASSWIGWLYGAVFAMTAATIVSGAVAGRAKLRAYVTYTFLLAAVIYPVVTGITWAGGHIETLTGTPFADFAGGMIVHGMGGIAGLTAAWVLGPRMDRYNDDGSANVIPGHSLTFAVLGTLILAFGWYGFNVGTSAIVGEGAFLGDQLGRVAMTTTISMACGAMGAGFVAWLKTGKVDTLYVANGLLAGLVGITAIPDTAAWWGAFVVGGLAGAQLPIVFEFVEQKLKIDDVCAVFPVHGSAGILGTLLFPFVAAPGVVDSVANAFVAQVAGVLIITAWTVGATALIWFAFKAVGQARVTPEHERDGLDVSEHGVDTYPEFGKPEVATDGGTAGTEVLRPDGGNPNGGEIKMVTAIVRPDRLGAIKTALADAGAPSLTVTNVSGRGSQPAKKGQWRGEEYTVDLHQKVKIECVVADIPAEDVVDAISEGAHTGEPGDGKIFVTPVESAYQIRTGKTGTDAV, via the coding sequence ATGGAGTCGACGCTCTTGCAGTCGGATCCGGAGATGCTGATCGAGGCGATCAACAACACGTGGATCCTGGTCGCCACGTTCCTGATCTTCTTCATGCACGCCGGCTTCGCCATGCTCGAGGCGGGGCAGGTGCGCTCGAAGAACGTGGCGAACCAGCTGACGAAGAACCTGCTGACCTGGAGCGTCGGCGTGACGGTGTTCTTCCTGATCGGCGTCGGGGTCGAGAGCGTCGTCGCCGGCGGTAGCTTCGAACCCGCGTTCACCGGTGACGCCAGCAGCTGGATCGGCTGGCTGTACGGTGCCGTCTTCGCCATGACTGCGGCGACGATCGTCTCCGGGGCGGTCGCCGGTCGCGCGAAGCTCCGCGCGTACGTCACCTACACCTTCCTGCTGGCCGCGGTCATCTACCCGGTCGTCACCGGGATCACGTGGGCCGGCGGACACATCGAGACGCTCACCGGGACGCCCTTCGCCGACTTCGCGGGCGGGATGATCGTCCACGGCATGGGCGGCATCGCCGGTCTCACCGCCGCGTGGGTGCTCGGCCCGCGCATGGACCGCTACAACGACGACGGCTCCGCGAACGTCATCCCCGGTCACTCGCTGACCTTCGCCGTCCTCGGCACGCTGATCCTCGCGTTCGGCTGGTATGGCTTCAACGTCGGCACCTCCGCCATCGTCGGCGAGGGCGCGTTCCTCGGCGACCAGCTCGGCCGCGTCGCCATGACCACCACGATTTCGATGGCCTGCGGTGCGATGGGGGCCGGATTCGTCGCCTGGCTCAAGACCGGCAAGGTCGACACGCTGTACGTCGCGAACGGACTGCTGGCCGGTCTCGTCGGCATCACCGCGATTCCCGACACCGCCGCCTGGTGGGGCGCGTTCGTCGTCGGCGGGCTCGCCGGTGCGCAACTCCCGATCGTCTTCGAGTTCGTCGAACAGAAACTGAAGATCGACGACGTCTGTGCGGTGTTCCCCGTCCACGGCTCGGCCGGGATTCTCGGGACGTTGCTGTTCCCGTTCGTCGCCGCACCCGGCGTCGTGGACAGCGTCGCGAACGCGTTCGTCGCGCAGGTCGCCGGCGTCCTCATCATCACCGCGTGGACGGTCGGTGCGACCGCTCTCATCTGGTTCGCCTTCAAAGCTGTCGGACAGGCTCGCGTCACGCCCGAACACGAACGCGACGGACTCGACGTCTCCGAACACGGCGTCGACACCTACCCCGAGTTCGGTAAGCCAGAGGTCGCGACCGACGGCGGGACGGCCGGAACCGAGGTGCTCCGTCCCGACGGCGGCAACCCGAACGGCGGCGAGATCAAGATGGTCACCGCCATCGTCCGTCCCGATCGCCTCGGCGCGATCAAGACGGCGCTGGCGGACGCCGGAGCCCCCTCGCTGACCGTCACGAACGTCTCCGGGCGCGGCTCCCAGCCCGCGAAAAAGGGGCAGTGGCGCGGCGAGGAGTACACGGTCGATCTCCACCAGAAGGTCAAGATCGAGTGCGTCGTCGCGGACATCCCCGCGGAGGACGTCGTCGACGCGATCAGCGAGGGCGCACACACCGGTGAGCCAGGCGACGGGAAAATCTTCGTCACGCCCGTCGAAAGCGCGTACCAGATCCGGACCGGCAAAACCGGCACGGACGCGGTCTGA
- the hemB gene encoding porphobilinogen synthase, producing MDLTHRPRRLRQDRVRGLVSETSVDPSDLIAPVFVDATTDERVPIESMPGHDRVPIEESVSRVEEVRETGVEAVMLFGIPESKDPEGTRAWAEDGVVQEATRRISRETDAYVITDACLCEYTDHGHCGPLEEELRGEAVAEGGPACEPTLTVDNDATLASLEKIAVSHAEAGADMIAPSGMMDGMVAAIRAALDREGHEHVPIMSYAAKYESAFYGPFRDAADGAPAFGNRRHYQMDPANAREAMREVRLDAEQGADVLMVKPALPYLDIVGAVRREFDHPVAAYNVSGEYAMLHAAAEKGWLDLEEVAIESLLSIKRAGADLILTYFAEDVAEQLS from the coding sequence ATGGATCTCACACATCGTCCCCGGCGGCTTCGACAGGACCGGGTTCGCGGCCTCGTCAGCGAGACGAGCGTCGATCCCTCGGATCTGATCGCACCGGTGTTCGTCGACGCGACGACCGACGAACGGGTCCCGATCGAGTCGATGCCCGGCCACGATCGGGTGCCGATCGAGGAGAGCGTCTCCCGCGTCGAGGAAGTCCGCGAGACGGGCGTGGAGGCGGTGATGCTCTTCGGCATCCCGGAGTCCAAGGATCCCGAAGGGACGCGTGCCTGGGCCGAAGACGGAGTCGTCCAGGAGGCGACGCGACGGATCAGCCGGGAGACGGACGCCTACGTGATCACGGACGCCTGTCTCTGCGAGTACACCGATCACGGCCACTGCGGACCGCTCGAGGAGGAACTTCGGGGCGAGGCCGTCGCGGAAGGCGGCCCCGCCTGCGAGCCGACGCTGACGGTCGACAACGACGCCACCCTCGCGTCCCTCGAGAAGATCGCCGTCTCCCACGCCGAGGCGGGTGCGGACATGATCGCGCCGAGCGGGATGATGGACGGGATGGTCGCCGCCATTCGCGCCGCCCTCGATCGCGAGGGGCACGAGCACGTGCCGATCATGAGCTACGCGGCCAAGTACGAGAGCGCCTTCTACGGCCCGTTCCGGGACGCCGCCGACGGCGCACCCGCCTTCGGGAACCGCCGACACTACCAGATGGACCCCGCGAACGCCCGCGAAGCGATGCGAGAGGTCCGACTCGACGCCGAACAGGGGGCGGACGTGCTGATGGTCAAACCCGCGCTGCCGTACCTCGATATCGTCGGCGCGGTCCGCCGCGAGTTCGATCACCCCGTGGCGGCGTACAACGTCTCCGGCGAGTACGCGATGCTCCACGCCGCCGCCGAGAAGGGGTGGCTCGACCTGGAAGAGGTGGCGATCGAATCGCTGCTGTCGATCAAACGCGCGGGTGCGGACCTGATTCTGACCTACTTCGCCGAGGACGTCGCCGAGCAACTGTCCTGA
- a CDS encoding spermidine synthase, whose translation MAAFNTRERFSLTRAEVAVFVSGVASMGLEILAGRIVAPQFGSSIYTWGTIIGVFLAALSLGYHRGGKQAAVNASNERLAVLMLGTAAYVAVLIFAGDLLLRSMAGYPLPSRLASLPAVTILFGPPTYLLGFISPYGAELSRKEDIGEASGHVYAVGTVGSILGAFGTTYFLIPTLTVDQIGLVFGLLLVGTALALTLPEMEWRPAVAVAGVTVLLVGAVVSGPAGIAVEGRIVHQTQTPYQELQVVDRGDTRTLYLDGHRHSAMDLDDPDRHVFDYTRYFHLPFLAADDPDDIDRVLFIGGGGFTGPKHFADEYDVTVDVVEIDPDVIDAGKEYFGVEESENLTIHNGDGRQFLRNTDETYDLIVLDAYKKDKVPFQMTTEEFMQLASDRLSPQGMFLANVISAPRGPASRFYRAEYKTMNRVFPQVYSFPTSGSIVVQNIEVLATKDETLLTEDELRERNERRDIGIDLRDEVGNYERSAETDDVPLLRDDHAPVDSLLDPMVGQRYVVEETPDDGEAADEDAEAAAG comes from the coding sequence ATGGCCGCATTCAACACCCGGGAGCGGTTCTCGCTGACCAGAGCCGAGGTGGCGGTTTTCGTCTCCGGCGTCGCCAGCATGGGACTGGAGATCCTGGCCGGCCGCATCGTCGCGCCACAGTTCGGCAGCAGCATCTACACGTGGGGAACGATCATCGGCGTCTTCCTCGCCGCGCTCAGCCTGGGCTATCATCGCGGCGGGAAGCAGGCGGCCGTGAACGCGTCGAACGAGCGGCTGGCCGTGCTCATGCTCGGCACCGCCGCGTACGTCGCCGTGTTGATCTTCGCGGGCGACCTGCTGTTGCGATCGATGGCGGGGTACCCGCTGCCGAGTCGGCTCGCGTCCCTGCCGGCCGTCACGATCCTGTTCGGTCCGCCGACGTACCTGCTGGGGTTCATCAGCCCGTACGGCGCCGAACTCTCCCGGAAGGAGGATATCGGCGAGGCGTCGGGACACGTCTACGCCGTCGGCACCGTCGGCAGCATCCTCGGGGCCTTCGGGACGACGTACTTCCTGATCCCGACGCTGACGGTCGATCAGATCGGGCTCGTCTTCGGGCTCCTCCTGGTGGGCACGGCGCTGGCGCTTACGCTCCCCGAGATGGAGTGGCGGCCGGCGGTCGCCGTCGCCGGCGTCACCGTGCTGCTCGTCGGGGCCGTCGTCAGCGGTCCGGCCGGGATCGCCGTCGAGGGCCGGATCGTCCACCAGACCCAGACGCCCTACCAGGAGCTACAGGTCGTCGATCGGGGCGACACGCGGACGCTCTACCTCGACGGCCACCGCCACAGCGCGATGGATCTGGACGACCCCGACCGCCACGTCTTCGACTACACGCGGTACTTCCACCTCCCGTTCCTGGCGGCCGACGATCCCGACGACATCGATCGCGTGCTGTTCATCGGCGGCGGCGGGTTCACCGGCCCGAAGCACTTCGCCGACGAGTACGACGTGACCGTCGACGTCGTCGAGATCGACCCCGACGTGATCGACGCGGGCAAGGAGTACTTCGGCGTCGAGGAGTCCGAGAACCTGACCATCCACAACGGGGACGGCCGGCAGTTCCTCCGGAACACCGACGAGACCTACGATCTGATCGTCCTCGACGCCTACAAGAAGGACAAGGTCCCCTTCCAGATGACCACCGAGGAGTTCATGCAACTCGCCAGCGATCGGCTCTCGCCACAGGGTATGTTCCTCGCGAACGTCATCTCGGCGCCTCGCGGCCCCGCCTCCCGGTTCTACCGCGCCGAATACAAGACGATGAACCGGGTCTTTCCACAGGTCTACAGTTTCCCGACCTCGGGGTCGATCGTCGTCCAGAACATCGAGGTGCTCGCGACGAAAGACGAGACGCTTCTCACGGAGGACGAACTCCGCGAGCGCAACGAGCGCCGCGACATCGGCATCGACCTGCGCGACGAGGTCGGCAACTACGAACGCTCGGCCGAAACGGACGACGTCCCGCTCCTCCGCGACGACCACGCGCCGGTCGACAGTCTGCTCGATCCGATGGTCGGTCAGCGGTACGTCGTCGAGGAGACGCCGGACGACGGTGAGGCTGCCGACGAGGACGCCGAGGCCGCAGCAGGATGA